One genomic window of Sporocytophaga myxococcoides DSM 11118 includes the following:
- a CDS encoding archaeosortase/exosortase family protein has translation MSFFSRKNPVFVFLATVIVLYIIWETFYASYLCASPFSYKISSFLGWTSSYFFSLTGLKLNWIEATYCISIDGRPALYIGNSCNGLAFFGLFTCFVLAFPASWKSKLWFLPLGILAIHVLNMIRVILLILNFYFYNTSFDFNHKYTFNFVVYGFMLLVWLYWAKKQLPDAAQTA, from the coding sequence ATGAGTTTTTTTAGCCGCAAAAACCCAGTCTTTGTATTCCTTGCAACAGTCATTGTATTGTATATAATCTGGGAAACTTTTTATGCTTCTTATCTTTGCGCGTCACCCTTTTCATACAAGATTTCATCATTTCTTGGATGGACGAGCAGTTATTTTTTTTCCCTGACTGGCTTGAAACTTAATTGGATTGAAGCAACTTATTGTATTTCTATCGATGGTCGCCCGGCTCTCTACATAGGAAATTCTTGTAATGGCTTGGCGTTTTTTGGTTTATTTACCTGTTTTGTTCTCGCTTTTCCAGCATCTTGGAAATCTAAGCTGTGGTTCTTGCCACTGGGAATTCTAGCCATTCATGTATTGAATATGATAAGAGTAATTCTTCTCATTCTCAATTTTTACTTCTACAATACAAGTTTTGATTTTAATCATAAATACACCTTTAACTTTGTTGTTTATGGTTTTATGCTTTTAGTCTGGCTTTATTGGGCAAAAAAACAACTACCTGATGCGGCACAAACTGCTTAG
- a CDS encoding T9SS type A sorting domain-containing protein, giving the protein MQFLKLRKPLTALLLSAAIGSASAQNFDPPEDFKNDVPEKETKTGHILYLKTYYTGCVIKDSENKDVVNPNCAKFKDVKSLTIDYKNPMNDLSWVKYFTKLENLSVRWNYVKILPDTFPSTLKNIDLYSNAISVNATAALKHLPVGLESLSLGNQSEVAAVTVIPPLPTNLKYLELTSSNIAALPDSLPSKLATLWLRANKIQSTNAALANSHVKTLDLSYNKLTDITLPSGLTNLYLNNNTLENIQVNTSIDSLKEFNVSNNKLTNLPTLPSSLSYLNAENNLISNLGTLPVNLGYLSISKNKLTSLPTLPAGLKDLSVSKNLLTSVPSLPSNLEYLYLDSNKITALPAVPANLLYLDVSSNSLSGSLPSLPATLYYLNFSNTNISSFVAPAALQVLNFSKTKVTSYATALPNVLTELYCENNNLSSIPTLPESLYRIKAKGNLFTCLPNFPENLADSDIQLVCNKNCWRVLYGDWNSNSSWSQGVVPTQNDDVLIINGSPNINASNLSVKNLDIRNSIVSGPYSLSVKGDIINSGSSFNYPVIMDGSTASQIIKGKSTTVYFPSLNEYQDNRDNFKHLIIKNPNGVVYKGSDYSVDTLSILSGFVDANNDTLWVQALDKCTTPVADFVRNGLIGNAQNVVSGWSFVGNPMINQTLGTLNASIPLGFGGKNQSIYAYDGTKTSLNHWVAPTGLTSSYAPGTGFRVYSFQSDRLIFAGIPFKGTKDLNVTFDAAGYDNGGWNLVANPYLSPIDWTNAAGWTKTNITSGIYIWNPAKSAYASYVSGASTNDGGPTIAIGQAFFIKANGANPKLIINETAKSKEYASFLRIGIAQPSLKISLNDKVEELSDELLIRVADGSSNNFDENFDAYKLPGTFINISTKSSDGEDLSISSLPELTGSYPLQVSAARTGKFTFSFKNAETLEGSSAYLIDKLLGKEVEITNETEYEFTTNSTETSDRFRVSFTSIVTGNNSSITESAPLVYPNPAKDQVTLTLGRAKNADVLLINPMGSEIAQWSNVQEGSLQMPLSAGSGVYILKVKSNKEIFVYKIVKL; this is encoded by the coding sequence ATGCAATTTTTAAAATTACGAAAACCATTGACTGCGTTACTGCTGTCAGCTGCAATTGGCAGCGCCTCTGCTCAAAATTTTGATCCGCCGGAAGATTTTAAGAACGATGTTCCGGAAAAGGAAACTAAGACCGGGCATATCTTGTATTTAAAAACTTATTATACTGGTTGTGTCATAAAAGACAGTGAAAACAAGGATGTCGTAAATCCAAACTGTGCGAAATTCAAGGATGTAAAATCATTAACGATTGATTATAAAAATCCGATGAATGACCTCAGCTGGGTTAAGTATTTCACAAAGCTGGAGAACCTTTCTGTCAGATGGAACTATGTTAAAATCCTTCCTGATACATTTCCTTCCACTTTAAAAAATATAGATTTATACAGCAATGCAATTTCTGTAAATGCAACTGCTGCTTTAAAACATTTGCCCGTTGGCTTAGAATCGCTGTCTCTTGGAAATCAATCGGAAGTTGCTGCGGTAACTGTTATTCCTCCATTACCAACGAACCTGAAATATCTGGAGCTAACCTCTAGCAATATTGCTGCTCTTCCGGATAGCCTGCCTTCTAAACTGGCAACATTGTGGTTGAGAGCAAACAAAATCCAATCTACAAATGCTGCTTTGGCAAATAGTCATGTAAAGACGCTGGATTTAAGTTACAATAAACTGACAGACATAACTTTACCGTCAGGCTTAACAAATTTGTATCTTAATAATAATACTCTGGAGAACATTCAAGTGAATACATCAATTGATAGCCTTAAAGAGTTTAATGTATCAAATAATAAGCTGACAAATCTACCGACGCTTCCCTCTTCTCTTAGTTACCTGAATGCAGAGAATAATTTAATCTCTAATTTGGGAACGCTGCCAGTAAATCTTGGATATTTATCCATATCAAAAAACAAACTGACTAGTTTACCAACTTTACCTGCTGGTCTTAAGGATTTATCAGTATCAAAAAATTTACTTACAAGTGTTCCATCATTACCTTCTAATCTGGAGTATCTGTATTTAGATTCAAATAAGATAACAGCTCTGCCAGCTGTGCCGGCAAATCTTTTGTATCTTGATGTCAGTTCTAATAGTCTCAGTGGATCTCTTCCTTCACTTCCTGCGACTCTTTATTACCTTAATTTTTCAAATACAAACATATCGTCTTTTGTAGCGCCAGCAGCATTACAGGTTTTAAACTTTTCGAAAACAAAAGTTACTTCGTATGCTACCGCATTACCAAATGTACTCACAGAACTCTACTGTGAAAACAATAACCTTTCAAGTATTCCAACTTTGCCTGAGTCTTTGTATAGAATCAAAGCGAAAGGAAATCTTTTCACTTGTTTGCCGAACTTCCCTGAAAATTTAGCTGATAGCGACATCCAACTGGTTTGCAACAAGAACTGCTGGAGAGTATTATATGGTGACTGGAATAGCAATTCAAGCTGGTCTCAGGGTGTAGTTCCTACACAAAATGATGATGTTTTAATTATAAATGGTTCTCCAAACATCAATGCTTCGAATCTTTCTGTTAAAAATCTTGATATAAGAAATTCTATAGTTTCCGGCCCATATTCGCTATCAGTAAAAGGTGACATAATAAATAGTGGATCATCTTTTAACTACCCTGTTATAATGGATGGAAGCACTGCTAGTCAGATCATAAAAGGAAAATCGACAACTGTCTATTTCCCTTCATTAAATGAGTATCAGGACAATAGAGATAACTTCAAACATCTAATCATAAAAAACCCGAATGGAGTAGTTTACAAAGGATCTGATTATAGCGTTGATACATTGTCAATTCTTAGTGGTTTTGTTGATGCTAACAATGACACTTTATGGGTACAAGCATTGGACAAGTGTACAACTCCGGTAGCTGATTTTGTCAGAAATGGACTAATTGGAAATGCTCAAAATGTAGTAAGTGGCTGGTCATTTGTTGGTAACCCGATGATTAATCAGACACTTGGAACACTTAATGCATCAATCCCTTTGGGCTTCGGAGGAAAAAATCAGAGCATCTATGCATATGACGGCACCAAGACAAGTTTAAATCACTGGGTGGCTCCAACCGGACTAACTAGTTCATATGCACCAGGAACCGGATTCAGAGTTTATAGCTTCCAATCAGACAGATTAATTTTTGCTGGTATTCCTTTCAAAGGAACAAAAGATTTGAATGTTACTTTCGATGCTGCCGGATATGACAATGGTGGCTGGAACCTAGTAGCCAACCCATACCTTTCTCCAATTGACTGGACAAATGCAGCAGGTTGGACAAAGACCAATATCACAAGCGGCATTTATATCTGGAATCCGGCAAAATCGGCATATGCATCATATGTGAGCGGAGCTTCGACAAATGATGGAGGCCCGACTATTGCAATTGGACAAGCATTCTTTATCAAGGCAAATGGTGCAAATCCTAAATTGATTATAAATGAAACTGCAAAATCAAAAGAGTATGCAAGTTTCTTAAGAATCGGTATTGCTCAGCCTTCTTTAAAAATTTCATTAAATGATAAAGTTGAAGAGCTCTCTGATGAGTTACTTATCCGTGTTGCAGATGGTTCAAGCAATAACTTTGATGAAAATTTCGACGCTTACAAACTTCCGGGAACCTTCATCAACATCTCAACAAAATCTTCAGATGGAGAAGATCTTTCTATCAGCTCTCTTCCGGAACTGACAGGTTCTTATCCTCTACAGGTTTCTGCAGCAAGAACAGGAAAATTCACTTTCTCATTTAAAAATGCAGAAACACTGGAAGGTTCAAGTGCTTACCTGATAGATAAATTACTTGGCAAAGAAGTGGAAATCACAAATGAGACCGAGTATGAATTTACAACCAATTCAACTGAAACATCTGACAGATTCAGGGTTTCCTTCACTTCTATTGTTACAGGCAATAATTCTTCAATTACTGAATCAGCTCCGCTAGTATACCCTAATCCTGCAAAGGATCAGGTAACACTTACACTTGGCAGAGCAAAAAATGCTGATGTTTTACTTATCAATCCTATGGGTTCAGAAATAGCTCAGTGGTCTAACGTTCAGGAAGGTTCTCTTCAAATGCCGCTTTCTGCAGGTAGTGGAGTCTACATACTGAAAGTGAAGAGTAATAAAGAAATATTTGTATACAAAATTGTAAAGTTATAA
- a CDS encoding LPXTG cell wall anchor domain-containing protein: protein MKIYYTVVLTILFSLNAFAQAPSFDTGSPEPVPAGGAAAIPLENGSYLFLAGGLIAGGILLLQLRKKRKTI from the coding sequence ATGAAGATTTATTATACAGTCGTATTGACAATATTATTTAGTTTAAATGCATTTGCACAAGCTCCATCTTTTGACACTGGCTCTCCTGAGCCAGTGCCAGCAGGCGGGGCTGCTGCTATCCCATTAGAAAATGGTTCATATCTTTTCCTTGCAGGAGGCTTAATTGCAGGTGGTATTCTGCTGCTTCAGTTGAGAAAGAAAAGAAAGACTATCTAG
- a CDS encoding DUF2147 domain-containing protein, translated as MKNLIALFLFTLALTFFSTDALAQYSGDEIIGIWETPGNDNARIEIFKSGNKYYGKIIWLKRKGENGQVLTDKNNPDKSLQNRPIIGTEILKGFIFNNEDLWEDGEIYDPKSGNTYSCQISLQDKNTMKVRGYIGFSLIGRTEYWKRVK; from the coding sequence ATGAAAAACCTCATTGCTCTCTTTCTATTTACTCTCGCTTTAACTTTTTTTTCTACTGATGCATTGGCTCAATACTCCGGAGATGAAATAATAGGAATCTGGGAAACACCTGGAAATGACAATGCACGAATTGAAATATTTAAATCAGGTAATAAATATTATGGGAAAATAATATGGTTGAAAAGAAAAGGTGAGAATGGACAAGTGCTCACAGACAAGAATAATCCTGATAAGTCATTACAAAACCGACCTATTATAGGTACAGAAATCCTGAAGGGGTTTATATTTAATAATGAAGACTTGTGGGAAGATGGTGAAATATATGATCCTAAAAGTGGCAATACTTATAGCTGTCAAATTTCCCTGCAGGATAAAAACACAATGAAAGTCAGAGGATACATTGGCTTTTCACTTATCGGAAGAACAGAATATTGGAAAAGGGTAAAGTAA
- a CDS encoding glycosyltransferase family 2 protein yields the protein MKLEKLSIIIPAYNEEKTLHKILDKVREVPLINDIRKEVIIINDASTDNTEDAILNYMKSHPEFPMIYHKHDVNQGKGAAIHTGIKQATGDFLIIQDADLEYDPEEYNDMLRPVIKGMADVVFGSRFMGSKPHRILFFWHTIGNKFLTFLSNMFTNLNLTDMETCYKMFNTKFVQSLDLKEKRFGFEPEVTAKIARIPNVRIYEVGISYYGRTYADGKKINWKDGVWAIYCIVRYNLFR from the coding sequence ATGAAGCTCGAAAAGCTTTCCATTATCATTCCTGCCTATAACGAAGAGAAAACTTTACATAAAATTCTGGACAAGGTAAGAGAAGTGCCACTTATAAATGACATCCGGAAAGAAGTAATCATTATCAATGATGCTTCTACTGATAACACCGAAGATGCTATTCTAAATTACATGAAAAGTCATCCTGAATTTCCCATGATCTATCATAAACACGATGTTAATCAGGGTAAAGGAGCTGCAATACACACAGGCATCAAACAAGCAACAGGAGATTTTTTAATTATTCAGGATGCCGACCTCGAGTATGATCCCGAGGAATACAATGATATGCTAAGACCTGTGATCAAAGGTATGGCTGATGTAGTATTCGGCTCAAGATTTATGGGAAGTAAGCCCCACAGAATATTATTTTTTTGGCACACCATAGGAAATAAATTCCTGACCTTTCTGTCAAACATGTTTACAAATCTAAATTTGACTGATATGGAAACATGTTATAAGATGTTTAATACTAAGTTTGTCCAAAGCCTTGATCTAAAAGAAAAGCGATTTGGGTTTGAGCCGGAAGTAACTGCAAAAATTGCCCGTATACCAAATGTAAGGATCTATGAAGTTGGTATTTCTTACTATGGAAGAACCTATGCTGACGGAAAGAAGATAAACTGGAAAGATGGGGTTTGGGCTATTTATTGTATAGTTCGATATAATCTGTTCAGATAG
- a CDS encoding DNA alkylation repair protein, with protein sequence MEKAESELEKVLSQLKSQARPENLPALSKFGINTEKALGISIPVLRKIAKDHKKDHLLAIELWKTDIHEARILASMIDDFSLVHEKQMDLWVKDFNSWDLCDQVCFNLFRKTPFAFEKAMAWTEEEDEFVRRAGFVLIATLAVHDKKADDERFTPLFPLIEKHSNDERNFVKKAVNWALRQIGKRNEKLCNEAIAVAKRIKEMDSKSAKWIAGNALVELNKKVSKFGKGNDAR encoded by the coding sequence ATGGAAAAAGCTGAATCTGAATTGGAAAAGGTACTCTCACAGCTAAAATCCCAAGCCCGACCGGAAAATCTCCCTGCCCTTTCAAAATTTGGCATCAATACAGAAAAAGCACTGGGTATATCAATACCGGTATTGAGAAAAATTGCTAAAGACCACAAGAAAGATCACCTGCTTGCCATAGAACTCTGGAAAACAGATATACATGAGGCGAGAATACTGGCTTCTATGATTGATGACTTTTCACTGGTTCATGAAAAACAAATGGATCTATGGGTAAAAGATTTTAATTCCTGGGATTTATGTGATCAGGTGTGTTTTAATCTTTTCAGGAAAACCCCTTTTGCTTTTGAAAAGGCGATGGCCTGGACAGAAGAAGAGGATGAATTTGTAAGAAGAGCAGGTTTTGTATTGATTGCTACTTTAGCTGTACATGATAAAAAAGCAGACGATGAAAGGTTTACACCATTATTTCCTTTAATAGAAAAGCATTCTAATGATGAAAGAAACTTTGTAAAAAAGGCTGTGAACTGGGCTTTGAGACAGATAGGAAAAAGAAATGAAAAACTGTGTAATGAAGCTATTGCAGTAGCAAAAAGGATAAAAGAGATGGATAGTAAATCGGCAAAATGGATAGCTGGTAATGCATTGGTAGAGTTAAATAAAAAAGTATCCAAGTTTGGAAAAGGAAACGATGCACGTTGA
- a CDS encoding DUF4380 domain-containing protein has protein sequence MRRNFIKAIFFSAAFMAAATTFAQKKQATQTVKIESPAAGQHTYKVSLGSTVMAIDGGQGARITSFTLGGKEIIGPGGSTFWTSPQDPWGWPPVPEHHDKPYKVTATKNSVEFTSEKDSKLGVVIKKNITANPSDSSFVVTYTITNESGKELKVAPWENTRTKKSSITFYPRGEKEFEQSSPVMSVLKMKDIDGIRWFAYSPDRVTDGNMAKLYADGSEGWIANTDEGLLLIKKFEDTKAAERAPGEGEIEVFADTQNPFIEMEQQGAYKTLAPGAKLTWEVKWYLRALPSSVTKEEGNSELVKIVRSVVKK, from the coding sequence ATGAGAAGAAATTTTATTAAAGCCATTTTTTTTAGTGCAGCATTTATGGCTGCTGCCACCACTTTTGCACAAAAAAAACAAGCAACCCAAACTGTGAAAATTGAAAGCCCTGCTGCTGGTCAACATACTTACAAAGTATCATTGGGCAGCACGGTTATGGCGATTGACGGTGGACAAGGAGCAAGAATAACTTCCTTTACTCTTGGAGGAAAAGAGATCATCGGACCTGGTGGTTCAACATTCTGGACAAGTCCGCAAGATCCATGGGGCTGGCCTCCGGTTCCGGAGCATCACGACAAGCCATACAAAGTTACAGCTACAAAAAACTCTGTTGAATTCACCAGTGAAAAGGATTCGAAATTAGGAGTAGTAATAAAGAAGAATATTACTGCAAATCCCTCAGATTCAAGTTTTGTAGTAACTTATACAATCACTAACGAGAGTGGAAAAGAACTGAAGGTAGCACCTTGGGAAAATACCAGGACAAAGAAATCATCAATAACTTTTTATCCCAGAGGTGAAAAAGAATTTGAGCAAAGCAGCCCTGTCATGAGTGTTCTTAAAATGAAAGACATTGACGGAATAAGATGGTTTGCCTATTCGCCTGACAGAGTCACTGATGGCAATATGGCTAAATTGTATGCAGATGGAAGTGAAGGTTGGATAGCTAATACAGACGAAGGTCTTTTACTGATTAAAAAATTCGAGGATACAAAGGCTGCTGAGCGCGCACCAGGAGAGGGGGAGATAGAGGTTTTTGCAGATACTCAGAACCCTTTTATTGAAATGGAACAGCAGGGGGCCTACAAGACACTTGCTCCAGGCGCAAAACTAACCTGGGAGGTGAAATGGTACTTAAGAGCTTTACCAAGCAGTGTAACAAAAGAGGAAGGAAATTCCGAACTGGTAAAGATTGTAAGATCAGTTGTTAAAAAATAA
- a CDS encoding AMP-dependent synthetase/ligase, which produces MEFKRLFDLLDFQVKNFPKDDALACKVSGNWKKYSSQEYAAIADKLSSGLLKLGIKKDDKVAIVSPNRPEWNFVDIALQQIGAVSVPVYPTNTVDNYHFIFQDADIKLIFAADQELYDKSKVASKGVTSIKEIYSFDNISGVKNWQEIKSLGEEINVTELQNIKASIKSEDLVTLIYTSGTTGNPKGVMLTHANILSNVEACAPLLPVNHHHRALSFLPLSHVYERMLIYLYTRCGISIYYAENINTVAENLKEVQPHIFVTVPRLLEKVYDKIVEKGTSLTGIKKKLFYWALDLGHQFENNVNQGIFYNFQLWLANKIIFNKWREALGGNIIVIISGGAALQPRLAKVFWAAQVKVMEGYGLTETSPVIAVNRPEEGDSMVGTVGLVLENVEAKIAPDGEILTKGPHVMKGYYNKPDLTADVIDSEGWFHTGDIGEFIDGRFLKITDRKKEMFKTSGGKYIAPQVIENKFKESRIIEQIMVVGDGRKFASALIVPSFTGLKAWCSIKGIQFSDESSLLKDPAVIEKFEKEVEAYNENFAQFEKIKKFHLVKDLWTIESGELTPTLKLKRKVILENFKDVIERMYSEP; this is translated from the coding sequence ATGGAATTTAAAAGACTATTTGATTTACTTGATTTTCAGGTAAAAAATTTTCCAAAAGATGATGCTTTAGCCTGTAAAGTAAGTGGTAACTGGAAAAAATACAGTTCACAGGAATACGCAGCCATAGCAGATAAACTAAGCAGCGGCCTTCTCAAACTGGGAATCAAAAAGGATGATAAAGTTGCTATAGTTTCCCCAAACAGACCGGAATGGAATTTTGTAGATATAGCCCTGCAGCAGATAGGCGCAGTTAGCGTTCCTGTTTATCCTACGAATACTGTTGACAACTACCATTTTATCTTTCAGGATGCAGACATAAAACTGATTTTTGCGGCTGACCAGGAGCTATATGATAAATCAAAAGTTGCTTCAAAAGGAGTAACATCGATCAAAGAAATTTACTCTTTTGATAACATTTCCGGGGTAAAAAACTGGCAAGAGATTAAATCGCTGGGTGAAGAAATTAATGTAACTGAACTGCAAAATATAAAGGCATCGATTAAATCTGAGGACCTGGTCACATTGATTTATACTTCCGGGACAACCGGAAATCCGAAAGGAGTAATGCTGACGCATGCAAATATTCTAAGTAACGTAGAAGCTTGTGCACCTCTGTTGCCAGTCAATCATCACCATAGGGCTCTGAGCTTCTTGCCGCTTAGCCATGTTTATGAAAGGATGCTTATTTATCTCTACACTCGTTGCGGAATTTCTATTTATTATGCAGAAAATATTAATACAGTTGCAGAGAATCTGAAGGAAGTACAGCCTCACATTTTTGTTACAGTTCCACGACTTTTGGAAAAGGTTTATGACAAGATTGTAGAAAAAGGAACCTCTCTGACTGGAATAAAAAAGAAACTATTTTATTGGGCCCTCGATTTGGGACACCAATTCGAAAATAATGTAAATCAAGGTATTTTTTATAACTTTCAGCTTTGGTTGGCTAACAAGATTATATTTAACAAATGGAGAGAAGCTCTCGGTGGAAATATAATTGTGATCATATCAGGTGGAGCTGCATTACAGCCCAGATTGGCAAAAGTGTTCTGGGCGGCTCAGGTAAAAGTGATGGAAGGATATGGTCTCACAGAAACCTCGCCGGTTATAGCGGTTAACAGACCGGAAGAAGGGGATAGTATGGTAGGAACTGTGGGACTGGTATTGGAAAATGTGGAAGCCAAAATTGCTCCTGATGGAGAAATTCTAACAAAAGGTCCACATGTAATGAAAGGCTACTACAATAAGCCTGACCTTACAGCAGATGTAATAGACAGCGAAGGCTGGTTCCATACCGGCGACATTGGTGAATTTATTGATGGAAGATTTCTCAAGATCACAGATCGGAAAAAAGAAATGTTCAAAACTTCCGGAGGTAAATACATTGCACCTCAGGTAATTGAAAATAAATTCAAAGAGTCAAGGATTATTGAGCAGATTATGGTGGTAGGAGATGGAAGAAAATTTGCTTCAGCTTTGATTGTGCCTTCATTTACAGGTCTTAAAGCCTGGTGTTCCATAAAAGGAATCCAATTTTCGGATGAATCTTCTCTCTTAAAGGACCCGGCTGTAATTGAAAAGTTTGAAAAAGAAGTAGAGGCTTATAATGAAAATTTTGCTCAGTTCGAAAAAATAAAGAAATTTCACCTGGTAAAAGACTTATGGACAATAGAGTCCGGAGAACTGACACCCACTTTAAAGCTTAAAAGAAAAGTAATTCTTGAAAACTTTAAAGATGTAATTGAAAGGATGTATTCAGAACCTTAA
- a CDS encoding tetratricopeptide repeat protein translates to MKKLYISLTTLVAFLFLATTNFLYAQVSPEIKIANEYFNNQEYSKALSEYEKISKKSENLPLIYSNFYNSLIHEKNITEGEKLIKKMIKSNPNESFYKADLFLHLQKFSSQDKAQKEFSNLSEAVRENPSLTEKIADYLVKSGNVDKAAELYISSRKSLNDRNLYSFKLAELYKIQNNNALMIEEMLNYLKNDPNELENVKNQFQNILTEKEDFDLLETTLYEKIQKDPNDAAFNEMLLWMNIQQKNFTKAFMQSKALDKRYKMQGMKMIEVGRIAMENKDYEAASKFFQYVVDEYRNGVHYGQAKRMLINSREELVKNTFPVNETQIRLLITDYKNLIKELGKSPYTTEAMKNMALLEAFYLDNKDTAVIILNDALNYSRNDNRLTAKIKIDLGDIYLLKEEPWEATLLYSQAEKAMKEDPIGHEAKLKNAKLNYYKGEFDLAQEHLDILKIATSREISNDAMNLSLLIQDNTILDTDTTNEAMKEYAKIDFLLFRNKNIEAIERAEEILKKYPKHSLADEVLLLEAKIYRKLGDFDKSLLALEKINTSFSTDILGDDALFLTGIIYEENKKDNQKAMQIYQDFMIKYPGSIFNVEARKRFRKLRGDKI, encoded by the coding sequence GTGAAGAAGCTTTATATTTCCTTAACCACTCTTGTTGCATTTTTGTTTTTGGCAACTACAAACTTTTTATATGCACAAGTCTCTCCTGAAATAAAAATTGCCAATGAATACTTTAATAACCAGGAATACAGTAAAGCTCTTTCTGAATACGAAAAAATCAGTAAAAAGTCTGAAAACCTTCCGCTGATCTATTCTAATTTCTATAATTCTTTAATCCACGAAAAAAATATTACTGAGGGAGAGAAGCTCATCAAAAAGATGATTAAGAGCAATCCTAACGAATCTTTTTATAAAGCTGACCTCTTCCTTCATTTACAAAAATTCTCTTCACAGGACAAAGCGCAGAAGGAATTTTCAAACCTTTCTGAAGCTGTTCGTGAAAATCCTTCTTTAACAGAAAAAATTGCGGATTATCTGGTGAAATCCGGAAATGTGGATAAAGCTGCGGAATTGTATATAAGTTCTCGAAAGTCACTAAATGACAGAAATTTATACAGTTTTAAACTAGCTGAACTCTATAAAATTCAGAATAATAATGCATTAATGATTGAAGAAATGCTGAATTATCTGAAAAATGATCCAAACGAATTGGAAAATGTGAAAAACCAGTTTCAGAATATTCTGACAGAAAAAGAAGATTTTGATTTGCTGGAAACCACTTTGTATGAAAAAATACAAAAAGACCCCAATGATGCTGCATTTAATGAAATGCTTCTTTGGATGAATATTCAGCAGAAAAATTTCACCAAAGCGTTTATGCAATCGAAGGCTCTGGATAAAAGATACAAAATGCAGGGAATGAAAATGATTGAGGTGGGCAGAATTGCAATGGAGAACAAAGACTACGAAGCAGCGTCAAAATTTTTCCAATATGTTGTGGATGAATACAGGAACGGAGTTCATTATGGCCAGGCAAAAAGAATGTTGATTAATTCCAGAGAAGAACTGGTTAAAAATACATTTCCTGTCAATGAAACTCAGATCAGATTGTTAATAACTGATTACAAAAATCTTATCAAAGAACTGGGTAAATCTCCTTATACCACTGAAGCTATGAAAAACATGGCTTTACTGGAAGCATTTTATCTGGACAATAAGGATACTGCTGTAATTATATTAAACGACGCATTGAATTATTCCAGGAATGATAACCGTTTAACAGCAAAAATCAAAATTGATCTTGGGGATATTTATCTCTTAAAAGAAGAACCTTGGGAAGCAACATTATTGTATTCTCAAGCAGAAAAAGCCATGAAAGAGGATCCGATCGGTCATGAAGCAAAGCTAAAAAATGCCAAATTAAATTATTACAAAGGTGAATTTGACCTGGCACAGGAACATCTTGATATCCTTAAAATTGCTACCTCCAGAGAAATTTCAAATGATGCGATGAATCTTAGCCTTCTGATCCAGGACAATACTATTCTGGATACAGATACAACAAATGAAGCAATGAAGGAATATGCCAAGATTGATTTTCTTCTTTTCAGAAATAAAAATATTGAGGCTATTGAAAGAGCAGAGGAAATTTTAAAAAAATATCCAAAGCATTCTTTGGCGGATGAGGTCCTTTTATTGGAAGCAAAGATTTACAGAAAATTAGGTGACTTCGATAAAAGCCTTCTTGCACTTGAGAAGATAAATACTTCTTTCTCTACTGATATCCTTGGTGATGATGCTTTGTTTTTGACGGGAATCATATATGAGGAAAACAAAAAGGATAATCAGAAAGCGATGCAGATTTATCAGGACTTTATGATTAAATATCCTGGAAGCATCTTTAATGTTGAAGCAAGAAAGCGATTCAGAAAGCTTCGCGGCGATAAAATTTAA